One window of the Bdellovibrionales bacterium genome contains the following:
- a CDS encoding alkene reductase: MKSTPNAQLLKPIQIGDLKLPHRIFMAPLTRSRSLKEGHTQTPLHALYYSQRASAGLIISEATQISQQGQGYAWTPGIYTDKQVEGWKLVTDAIHNAGGRIFVQLWHVGAVSHNVFQPEGKNPVSSSEWTPKGQAFVGDYHPQGPVVPHPKADALTKSQIKKIIEDYKHAARCAKEAHFDGVELHAANGYLIDQFLRDSVNRRDDEYGGSIENRIRFLNEVVDALCEVLPPSRIGVRLTPMGGPGGSFDSHPKAVYTAAAKSLAGRGLAYLHVVRANDHGGNAKDLEQGDSVIAEMRKAFDGPLIANADFTPEEADRWIAEGYADAVAFGRLFIANPDLPERIAQNGPYNEANGTTFYGGTHVGYTDYESLKKTKDAL, from the coding sequence ATGAAATCCACTCCCAATGCTCAGCTCCTAAAGCCCATTCAAATCGGCGATCTCAAGCTTCCTCACCGCATTTTTATGGCCCCACTGACACGATCTCGATCTCTTAAAGAAGGTCACACGCAAACACCTCTCCATGCCCTGTATTATTCTCAGAGGGCTTCGGCGGGACTCATCATTTCGGAGGCGACGCAGATCAGTCAACAAGGGCAAGGCTATGCGTGGACGCCCGGGATTTACACCGACAAACAGGTGGAAGGTTGGAAGTTGGTGACCGATGCTATTCATAATGCCGGGGGACGTATATTTGTTCAGCTTTGGCATGTGGGTGCCGTTTCTCATAATGTTTTTCAGCCTGAAGGAAAAAATCCTGTGTCATCGAGCGAGTGGACTCCAAAGGGTCAAGCGTTTGTCGGCGACTATCATCCTCAAGGACCCGTGGTGCCTCACCCCAAGGCCGATGCGCTGACAAAATCCCAGATCAAAAAGATTATCGAAGATTACAAGCATGCGGCTCGCTGTGCGAAAGAGGCTCACTTTGATGGCGTTGAGCTCCACGCAGCGAATGGATATTTGATTGATCAGTTTTTGCGAGACTCCGTGAATCGACGTGACGATGAATACGGCGGCTCCATTGAAAATCGCATTCGTTTCCTGAATGAAGTGGTCGATGCTTTGTGCGAAGTTCTACCTCCTTCGAGAATTGGTGTCCGATTAACTCCGATGGGAGGACCTGGCGGTAGCTTCGATAGTCATCCGAAAGCGGTATACACGGCCGCGGCGAAATCTCTCGCGGGTCGAGGATTAGCTTATCTTCACGTGGTGCGCGCCAATGATCACGGAGGAAACGCGAAGGATCTAGAGCAGGGGGATAGTGTGATCGCAGAGATGAGAAAAGCGTTTGATGGCCCTTTGATCGCCAATGCAGACTTTACTCCCGAGGAGGCCGACCGGTGGATTGCTGAAGGCTATGCAGATGCGGTGGCCTTTGGACGTTTATTTATTGCGAATCCTGATTTACCAGAGCGGATTGCTCAAAACGGTCCTTACAATGAAGCGAATGGGACCACTTTTTATGGGGGAACCCACGTGGGCTACACAGACTATGAAAGTTTAAAGAAAACCAAAGACGCGTTATAG
- a CDS encoding glycosyltransferase family 2 protein: MTQPTFSVVIPSHNRPESLKRAVAGLELQSMNKQQFEVIIILSPNDLSFDWLKSYKSSLHLKFLTPEEDVWHGRNVSFKRNYGAKIAQGSWIAFTDDDCIPTPYWLTAASQHVHNKEALGIEGLTVTPEDSPKTLTWKGMQQLSVFGGYQTCNIFYRKSVFTELSKGFDSENFPWFLEDTDLAWTVLDLDKKIISEPACVVVHPVGPQASWRILHEAKGAGLKVKLWRKHPRMYEEKNMKALRWNHYIYLSLQLAIVVSVVFKWWPVALMSGGVLGLFSAAHMFKLFRGLEFTFTELFEVAWRMMIFAPIALGSIMKESLRSRIPFSQFLRIIKP; the protein is encoded by the coding sequence ATGACGCAGCCGACTTTTTCTGTAGTGATCCCCAGCCACAACCGACCGGAATCTTTAAAGCGCGCCGTAGCGGGTTTGGAACTCCAAAGCATGAATAAGCAGCAGTTCGAGGTAATCATCATATTGAGTCCCAACGATCTGTCCTTCGACTGGCTTAAGTCCTACAAGTCTTCGTTGCATTTAAAATTTCTGACACCCGAAGAAGATGTCTGGCACGGGAGAAATGTTTCTTTTAAACGAAATTATGGCGCAAAAATCGCGCAGGGGTCTTGGATCGCCTTTACCGATGACGATTGCATTCCCACTCCCTACTGGCTGACAGCGGCCTCACAGCACGTGCACAACAAAGAAGCGCTGGGAATCGAGGGCCTCACGGTCACTCCCGAAGACAGTCCAAAAACATTGACCTGGAAAGGGATGCAGCAACTTTCCGTCTTTGGAGGGTATCAGACCTGCAATATTTTTTATCGCAAAAGTGTTTTTACCGAACTCTCAAAGGGTTTTGACTCCGAAAATTTCCCTTGGTTTCTCGAGGATACCGATTTGGCTTGGACCGTTCTTGATTTAGATAAAAAAATTATCAGCGAACCGGCCTGCGTGGTCGTTCACCCGGTGGGTCCGCAGGCAAGCTGGAGAATTCTTCACGAGGCCAAAGGAGCCGGTCTTAAAGTCAAACTTTGGCGGAAACACCCTCGCATGTACGAGGAGAAAAACATGAAAGCTCTGCGATGGAATCATTATATCTATCTCTCGCTCCAGCTGGCCATCGTCGTGTCTGTGGTTTTCAAATGGTGGCCCGTAGCACTCATGAGCGGGGGTGTTCTTGGGCTATTTTCGGCGGCTCATATGTTCAAACTATTTCGTGGATTGGAATTTACATTTACAGAACTGTTTGAAGTCGCTTGGAGGATGATGATCTTCGCTCCGATCGCCTTGGGGTCAATCATGAAAGAGAGCCTTCGGTCGCGCATCCCTTTTTCACAATTTCTAAGAATCATTAAACCCTAA
- a CDS encoding TonB-dependent receptor, whose product MKTIVGLLLFVTVIAHAQDSTNSVPQNAPPALPDTGKAMQKIVVTGSYIRRTVDQDNPSPVTQIDNTKAQESGSYTVGGMLNDNAVTSSGGETVSFHGQSSANNLVLLNGLRLPKAAGGDTVDISFIPASAIERAEVLKDGASALYGSEALAGVVNIITKRDYDGANAFIRYSSPEKNFRQETTFVGTYGKQWGKTNFLGVFQYARTENLFYRDTQFGMKDVQQNGSLASDQANIIDLGNSNKKYTATTCPPDRLTSRGECRYNFYDTLQFDPAKSNYNLLLSSGTDFGKGFRLETALVYTLANARISNTPPITEFEDYSNSGGPNWAIPKATADAWAPSVKDGAGVTPGSFTGPIKLQYSPDEEIGPRLSESNTNTGVAQVRLAKETDDFDWEVSVGYGITDRKNTTFSGNANKQMLFDMINAGQFNPYKPAGQKDDLSSAFVETWFKNTASIINPKAIVSGKAFNLGSKPVFAALGYENQYQNYKFTNDALSSQGLPLTGLFTPQSGSRNVNSAFLEFTHHPISTLQLQLAGRFDRYSDFGSTINPKVAAAYKFSDKVTGRASYGTGFKAPDLSAIYQGSITRPQRFRDAVACANPAIAAAGCSNLFTTTSYGNSNLDAELGEHYNFGIQIRPTKKVQVNLDHWRAYGTNSLQELNLSDLTNAELQLGATDPVFDNLGVDIVRNADGTIQSVRYPVKVNSGKYKVYGIDFDITYKTPMASALGTMNLILKMDHSHNLATTRQDFSFVPLRRNFNLAWKNVASVGLAQGNHLSSFRMRSFGAADKDTSPRSGVGVGSIPQYQEFDLHYEYYGFAGGVVTAGVRNMFDRVLHTEFNRGADGFLLPANVTATGRAFYVSYSQDF is encoded by the coding sequence GTGAAAACAATTGTTGGGCTTTTACTCTTTGTTACCGTCATCGCACACGCGCAGGATTCAACCAATTCGGTTCCGCAAAATGCACCTCCCGCTCTCCCTGATACCGGTAAAGCCATGCAAAAAATCGTTGTGACGGGCTCTTACATTCGTCGCACCGTGGATCAAGACAATCCCTCTCCCGTCACCCAAATTGACAATACCAAAGCGCAAGAGTCCGGCAGTTACACTGTGGGTGGAATGCTCAACGATAACGCTGTCACGTCCTCGGGCGGAGAGACCGTGTCTTTCCACGGTCAGTCATCGGCCAACAACCTCGTGCTCCTGAATGGACTTCGTCTTCCCAAAGCTGCTGGCGGCGATACCGTCGACATTAGTTTTATCCCCGCCAGTGCCATTGAGCGTGCGGAAGTTCTCAAAGATGGAGCGTCGGCCCTTTATGGATCTGAGGCTCTTGCGGGCGTTGTTAACATCATCACTAAGCGAGATTATGATGGCGCCAATGCTTTCATCCGCTACTCTTCCCCCGAAAAAAACTTTAGGCAAGAAACCACCTTCGTCGGAACTTACGGAAAGCAGTGGGGCAAAACTAATTTCCTCGGAGTCTTCCAATACGCCCGAACCGAAAACTTATTTTATCGCGACACTCAATTTGGAATGAAAGACGTTCAGCAGAACGGAAGCTTGGCCAGTGATCAAGCCAATATTATCGATCTCGGAAATTCCAACAAAAAATACACCGCCACCACTTGCCCTCCGGATCGCCTTACGTCTCGTGGAGAATGCCGCTACAACTTTTACGACACCCTTCAGTTTGATCCCGCGAAAAGCAATTACAATCTTCTTCTCTCTTCTGGTACCGATTTTGGAAAAGGCTTTCGTTTAGAAACGGCCTTGGTCTACACGCTCGCGAACGCACGCATTTCCAACACACCGCCGATCACCGAGTTTGAAGATTACTCTAACTCCGGTGGACCGAACTGGGCCATTCCAAAAGCCACCGCCGATGCTTGGGCTCCGTCGGTGAAAGACGGCGCTGGCGTCACTCCTGGATCCTTCACGGGCCCCATTAAACTTCAATACAGCCCCGACGAAGAGATCGGCCCTCGACTGTCCGAGAGCAATACGAATACCGGCGTGGCCCAAGTGCGACTGGCCAAAGAGACGGACGACTTCGATTGGGAAGTCTCTGTGGGCTACGGAATTACCGATCGAAAAAATACGACCTTTAGTGGGAATGCCAACAAACAAATGCTCTTCGACATGATCAATGCCGGGCAATTTAACCCCTACAAGCCTGCAGGACAAAAAGACGACCTCTCGTCCGCATTTGTGGAAACATGGTTTAAGAATACAGCATCGATCATCAACCCGAAAGCGATCGTCAGCGGAAAAGCTTTTAACTTAGGCTCGAAGCCCGTCTTCGCGGCTTTAGGCTACGAGAATCAATATCAAAATTATAAATTTACGAATGACGCTCTCTCGTCACAGGGACTTCCTCTCACCGGTCTCTTCACTCCACAAAGTGGAAGTCGAAACGTCAACTCTGCGTTTTTGGAATTCACCCATCACCCGATCAGCACTCTTCAACTTCAATTGGCGGGTCGCTTTGATCGATACTCTGACTTTGGATCCACGATCAACCCTAAGGTCGCTGCGGCCTATAAGTTTAGTGACAAAGTTACAGGGCGTGCCTCTTACGGAACCGGATTTAAAGCGCCTGATCTTTCGGCCATTTACCAAGGGTCGATCACTCGCCCGCAACGCTTCCGCGATGCTGTGGCTTGCGCAAATCCGGCCATTGCGGCTGCCGGATGTAGCAACCTGTTTACAACAACAAGTTACGGAAATTCGAATCTCGACGCGGAATTGGGAGAGCATTACAACTTTGGAATTCAAATCCGCCCGACGAAAAAAGTTCAGGTGAATTTGGACCACTGGCGCGCCTACGGAACAAACTCACTTCAAGAGCTCAATTTGTCGGATCTCACCAATGCAGAACTGCAACTGGGAGCCACAGATCCCGTATTTGATAATTTAGGCGTCGATATCGTTCGTAATGCCGACGGCACGATTCAGAGTGTGAGATATCCGGTAAAGGTAAATAGCGGAAAATATAAAGTCTATGGGATCGACTTTGATATTACTTACAAGACTCCAATGGCTTCGGCTTTGGGAACCATGAATTTAATTTTAAAGATGGATCATTCTCACAACTTAGCCACCACTCGCCAAGACTTCTCGTTTGTTCCCCTGCGCCGAAATTTTAATTTAGCGTGGAAAAACGTCGCTTCCGTAGGCCTGGCTCAAGGAAATCATTTAAGTAGTTTCCGTATGCGAAGTTTTGGAGCCGCCGACAAAGACACCTCACCTCGAAGTGGTGTAGGTGTTGGCTCCATTCCACAGTATCAAGAGTTTGATCTTCACTATGAGTACTATGGTTTTGCAGGCGGTGTCGTCACTGCCGGTGTACGTAACATGTTTGATCGAGTCCTTCACACTGAATTTAATCGTGGTGCCGATGGCTTTCTACTCCCGGCCAATGTGACGGCGACAGGGCGAGCGTTTTATGTGTCCTATAGTCAGGATTTTTAA